The DNA region CCGGCCCGTCGTAGCGCAGCAGTTCCTCGACGGCGGTGGCGAGCAGACCGTCGTCGCCGGAGGTCACGGCCTCGCTCAGCAGGGCTCGCTGCTCCGGGTGCCGGAGCAGTGCGTACGTGCCGTTCCCGATGAGGTTGACCGTCGTCTCGAAGCCCGCGAAGAGCAGGATGAAGGCCATCGCCGCGGCCTCGTTCCCGGTGAGGTGCTCGCCGTGGTCGCTCGCGCGGATCAGCCCCGAGATCAGGTCCTCGCCCGGCTTCTCCCTTTTGCGGTGGATGAGTTCGGCGAGATAGGCGCGCATCCTCTTCACCGCGCGGCCGACGCCGCCGCGCGGCGGGCCCGGCTCCCCCGGCTTGTGGTGGCGCAGCATCATGCCCGCCCAGTCGCGGAAGTCGTCCTGGTCCTCGGCCGGTACGCCGAGCATGTCGCAGATCGCGTAGATGGGCAGCGGGAAGGCGAACTCGTGAATGAGGTCCGCCTCGCCCCGCGTTGCGAAGCCGTCGATGAGCCGGTCTGTCAACTCCCGTACACGCGGCTCGAATTCGGCCACCCGCGCGGGCGTGAACGCCTTGGAGACGAGTCGGCGGAGCCGCGTGTGGTCCGGCGGATCGATGTTGAGCAGGTGCGTCATCAGGTTCGCGCTGCGCTCGCCGGGGATGCCGACCTTGCCCTTGCCGTGGGC from Streptomyces marispadix includes:
- a CDS encoding cytochrome P450 family protein; translated protein: MPPLFDWEFAADPYPAYAWLREHAPVRRTELPSGVEAWLVTRYADARQALADQRLSKNPVHHHETSAHGKGKVGIPGERSANLMTHLLNIDPPDHTRLRRLVSKAFTPARVAEFEPRVRELTDRLIDGFATRGEADLIHEFAFPLPIYAICDMLGVPAEDQDDFRDWAGMMLRHHKPGEPGPPRGGVGRAVKRMRAYLAELIHRKREKPGEDLISGLIRASDHGEHLTGNEAAAMAFILLFAGFETTVNLIGNGTYALLRHPEQRALLSEAVTSGDDGLLATAVEELLRYDGPVEIATWRFATRPLEIGGVRISTGEPVLVVLAAADRDPDKFVDPDVLDLRRRDNQHLGYGHGIHYCLGAPLARLEGRVALGALLRRLPDVRLAVPATDLRWRGGLIMRGLRTLPVEFAPEQPERD